One genomic window of Mucilaginibacter sp. SJ includes the following:
- a CDS encoding Dyp-type peroxidase, which yields MSVPLDFENIQGTVLRNRPMPYYGSYLLFRIDNAPEAKSVIASLLPLITSAKDWENPAEHAWINVVFTYEGLRLLGLPQEILDEFPIEFRQGMAARKHLLGDVGESDPAHWNMPHGNNGFHFGLLIMAGSDEVKEEKLAIGRKAIAGLKSITMINRLDIGIPPTMREHFGYADGLSRPFIEGEGGSPKPGQGEPVKAGEFVLGYENELGHIAEGPGPEAFWKNGTYLAIRKLKQHVHRFREFLKEQSTTHEGQEFAAAKMMGRWRSGCPMALSPEKDNPELATDGQRNNAFQYFDDDKEGVKTPMGSHIRRVNPRDGLKDTATNARLHLLLRRGAAYGPILPEEATSDDNIERGIVLALVNANPGRQFEFVQTQWVNDGDFISQGTRTDPIVGRRDVSDDFTYPSKPIRKKINGLKDFAVTRGGEHVFLPGINGLHWMKDNL from the coding sequence ATGAGCGTACCATTGGATTTTGAAAATATACAGGGAACCGTACTCCGTAACAGGCCGATGCCGTACTACGGTTCCTATCTGTTATTTCGTATAGATAACGCTCCGGAGGCAAAATCGGTCATCGCCAGCCTGTTGCCGCTGATCACTTCCGCAAAGGACTGGGAGAACCCTGCCGAACATGCCTGGATCAACGTGGTGTTTACGTATGAGGGGTTGAGGCTGCTTGGTCTGCCGCAGGAGATACTTGATGAGTTTCCGATCGAGTTCCGTCAAGGCATGGCAGCACGCAAGCACCTGCTTGGGGATGTCGGTGAAAGCGACCCGGCCCACTGGAATATGCCGCATGGCAATAACGGGTTCCATTTCGGCCTGCTGATCATGGCCGGTTCTGATGAGGTAAAGGAAGAAAAGCTGGCTATCGGGCGAAAAGCGATCGCCGGGCTGAAAAGCATTACCATGATCAACCGCCTTGATATCGGTATCCCGCCGACCATGAGGGAGCATTTCGGATATGCCGACGGATTGAGCAGGCCATTTATTGAGGGAGAAGGTGGTTCGCCGAAGCCGGGACAGGGCGAACCCGTCAAAGCCGGGGAATTCGTCCTTGGCTACGAGAACGAACTTGGCCACATCGCGGAAGGCCCGGGACCCGAGGCCTTCTGGAAGAATGGTACCTACCTTGCGATCAGGAAACTGAAACAGCACGTTCACCGTTTCCGGGAGTTCCTTAAAGAGCAATCCACGACGCACGAAGGCCAGGAATTCGCGGCAGCGAAAATGATGGGCAGATGGCGGAGCGGTTGCCCAATGGCCTTGTCACCTGAAAAGGATAACCCGGAGCTGGCTACGGACGGTCAGCGCAATAACGCGTTCCAGTATTTCGATGACGATAAGGAAGGCGTTAAAACCCCGATGGGCAGCCATATCAGGAGGGTCAACCCAAGGGACGGCCTTAAGGACACGGCCACTAATGCAAGGCTTCACCTGCTGCTTCGCAGAGGTGCGGCTTACGGACCAATATTACCGGAAGAGGCTACTTCGGACGATAATATTGAACGCGGTATCGTCCTGGCCCTGGTCAATGCTAACCCGGGAAGGCAATTTGAATTCGTGCAGACCCAATGGGTCAATGACGGGGATTTTATCTCACAGGGTACGCGTACCGACCCGATCGTGGGCAGACGCGATGTATCGGACGATTTCACCTATCCATCGAAACCTATCCGCAAAAAGATCAACGGACTGAAGGATTTCGCTGTGACCCGTGGTGGTGAACATGTTTTCCTGCCCGGCATCAATGGCTTACACTGGATGAAAGATAACCTTTGA